The proteins below are encoded in one region of Streptomyces ficellus:
- a CDS encoding leucyl aminopeptidase: protein MTALTLSTAGAATLRADALVVGVAKSPKGGKGLVVAPGAEAVDKAFDGKLATVLETLGASGSEGEVTKVPAPSGLKAPVVLAVGLGAAPEKDETYDAEALRRAAGCAARALNGTKKAAFALPVEAVEDAEAIAEGALLGAYAFTAYREQGKDAKGPLAEVTLLGGKPRDKAFKAAAERAAALAEEINRARDLVNTPPNDLYPESFAAIATAAGKEHGIKVQVLDEKALVKGNYGGIVGVGQGAEHGPRLVRLAYTHPKAEKTLALVGKGITYDSGGISLKPAGHNETMKCDMSGAAAVFAAVVTAARLKLPVNVTGWLALAENMPSGSAVRPGDVLRMYSGKTVEVLNTDAEGRLVLADALAKASEENPDAIVDVATLTGAMVLALGNRTFGIMANDDAFRTSIHEIAEEVGEQSWPMPLPADLRKGMDSPTADIANMGERMGGGLVAGLFLKEFVGEGITWAHLDIAGPAFNEGGPFGYTPKGGTGSAVRTLVRLAERTAAGDLG from the coding sequence GTGACTGCTCTCACTCTCAGCACCGCCGGCGCGGCGACCCTGCGCGCCGACGCTCTCGTCGTCGGCGTCGCCAAGAGCCCGAAGGGCGGCAAGGGACTCGTCGTCGCACCGGGCGCCGAGGCCGTGGACAAGGCGTTCGACGGAAAGCTCGCCACCGTCCTGGAGACCCTCGGCGCCTCGGGCTCCGAGGGCGAGGTGACCAAGGTGCCCGCGCCGTCCGGCCTGAAGGCCCCGGTCGTGCTCGCGGTGGGACTCGGCGCGGCTCCCGAGAAGGACGAGACGTACGACGCCGAGGCCCTGCGCCGGGCCGCCGGCTGCGCCGCCCGCGCGCTGAACGGCACCAAGAAGGCCGCGTTCGCCCTGCCGGTCGAGGCCGTGGAGGACGCCGAGGCGATCGCCGAGGGCGCGCTGCTCGGCGCGTACGCCTTCACCGCCTACCGGGAGCAGGGCAAGGACGCCAAGGGCCCGCTCGCCGAGGTGACCCTGCTGGGCGGCAAGCCGCGCGACAAGGCGTTCAAGGCCGCGGCCGAGCGCGCGGCCGCACTGGCGGAGGAGATCAACCGCGCCCGCGACCTGGTCAACACCCCGCCGAACGACCTGTACCCCGAGTCCTTCGCGGCCATCGCCACCGCGGCCGGCAAGGAGCACGGCATCAAGGTGCAGGTCCTCGACGAGAAGGCGCTCGTCAAGGGCAACTACGGCGGCATCGTCGGCGTCGGCCAGGGCGCCGAGCACGGTCCGCGCCTGGTGCGGCTCGCCTACACGCACCCGAAGGCGGAGAAGACCCTGGCCCTGGTCGGCAAGGGCATCACCTACGACTCGGGCGGCATCTCGCTGAAGCCGGCCGGCCACAACGAGACGATGAAGTGCGACATGAGCGGCGCCGCCGCGGTGTTCGCCGCCGTCGTCACGGCCGCCCGCCTGAAGCTGCCGGTGAACGTCACCGGCTGGCTGGCGCTCGCCGAGAACATGCCGTCCGGTTCCGCCGTCCGCCCCGGCGACGTGCTGCGGATGTACAGCGGCAAGACCGTCGAGGTGCTGAACACCGACGCCGAGGGCCGCCTGGTCCTGGCCGACGCCCTGGCCAAGGCGTCGGAGGAGAACCCGGACGCCATCGTGGACGTCGCCACCCTCACCGGCGCGATGGTCCTCGCCCTGGGCAACCGCACGTTCGGGATCATGGCGAACGACGACGCCTTCCGCACCTCGATCCACGAGATCGCGGAGGAGGTCGGCGAGCAGTCCTGGCCGATGCCGCTCCCCGCCGACCTGCGCAAGGGCATGGACTCCCCCACCGCCGACATCGCCAACATGGGCGAGCGGATGGGCGGCGGTCTGGTGGCCGGCCTGTTCCTCAAGGAGTTCGTGGGCGAGGGCATCACCTGGGCCCACCTGGACATCGCGGGCCCGGCCTTCAACGAGGGCGGCCCCTTCGGCTACACCCCGAAGGGCGGCACCGGCTCCGCCGTCCGGACCCTGGTCCGCCTCGCGGAGCGCACCGCCGCGGGCGACCTCGGCTGA
- the pelF gene encoding GT4 family glycosyltransferase PelF, with translation MPSSGRHVTMLTEGTYPHVHGGVSTWCDQLVRGMPEVDFHVLALTGSGREPVTWELPPNLYRHTSFPLWGPAQGRGRPLVGRQRRRFTDTYERFLLSVLDPSAGCDFGEGLYALAELARRGRLSAALRSESALRSLMWIWTLPHLRTAAARPTVHDALTATDLLEHALRPLAARVPGDSVAHAVSSGLATLPALAAQHFDGVPFLLTEHGIYLRERYLGYRSAAQSWPVKALMLGFYRELNTLGYRKADLITPCNQYNRRWEERGGAPTERIRTVYNGVDPHAFPLAGPEPDVPTLSWCGRVDPIKDLETLIRAYAIARAELPALRLRLFGPVPAGNEDYRTRLEKLAAELGVTDGITYEGRITDVASAYAAGTLVMLSSISEGFPFSLIEAMSCGRATVSTDVGGVREAVGDTGLVVPPREPAVMADAVVTLLRDDDRRTALGRRARQRVVDQFTLRRSVDGFRRIYRELAGHPDPAPAVDDIRDWTLQLRITDPWRDLAADDACDDDLVTGEAA, from the coding sequence ATGCCGAGCAGTGGCCGCCATGTCACCATGCTCACCGAAGGCACCTATCCGCACGTCCACGGGGGCGTCAGCACCTGGTGCGACCAACTCGTCCGCGGCATGCCGGAAGTCGACTTCCACGTCCTGGCACTGACCGGCAGCGGCCGCGAACCGGTCACCTGGGAACTGCCGCCCAACCTTTACCGGCACACCTCGTTCCCGCTGTGGGGGCCGGCCCAGGGGCGCGGCCGGCCCCTCGTCGGCCGGCAGCGGCGCCGCTTCACCGACACCTACGAGCGGTTCCTGCTGTCGGTGCTCGACCCGTCCGCCGGCTGCGACTTCGGCGAGGGCCTGTACGCCCTCGCCGAGCTCGCCCGGCGCGGCAGGCTCTCGGCGGCCCTCCGCTCCGAATCGGCGCTCCGCTCGCTGATGTGGATATGGACCCTGCCCCACCTGAGGACCGCGGCCGCCCGCCCCACCGTCCACGACGCCCTGACCGCCACCGACCTCCTCGAGCACGCGCTCCGGCCGCTCGCCGCCCGCGTCCCCGGCGACAGCGTCGCCCACGCCGTCTCCAGCGGCCTGGCCACCCTCCCCGCCCTCGCCGCCCAGCACTTCGACGGCGTGCCGTTCCTCCTCACCGAGCACGGCATCTACCTGCGCGAGCGCTACCTCGGCTACCGCAGCGCCGCCCAGAGCTGGCCCGTCAAGGCCCTGATGCTCGGCTTCTACCGCGAGCTCAACACCCTCGGTTACCGCAAGGCCGACCTCATCACCCCCTGCAACCAGTACAACCGCCGCTGGGAGGAGCGCGGCGGCGCCCCCACCGAGCGCATCCGCACCGTCTACAACGGTGTCGACCCGCACGCCTTCCCCCTGGCGGGACCCGAACCGGACGTGCCCACCCTCAGCTGGTGCGGCCGGGTCGACCCCATCAAGGACCTGGAGACACTCATCAGGGCGTACGCCATCGCCCGTGCCGAACTCCCCGCGCTGCGGCTGCGGTTGTTCGGCCCCGTCCCGGCCGGCAACGAGGACTACCGGACGAGGCTGGAGAAGCTCGCCGCCGAACTCGGCGTCACCGACGGCATCACCTACGAGGGCCGGATCACCGACGTGGCGAGCGCCTACGCGGCGGGCACCCTGGTGATGCTGTCCTCCATCAGCGAGGGGTTCCCCTTCTCCCTCATCGAAGCCATGTCGTGCGGCCGCGCCACCGTCTCCACCGACGTCGGCGGCGTACGGGAGGCCGTCGGCGACACCGGGCTCGTGGTGCCGCCCCGCGAACCCGCCGTGATGGCCGACGCCGTGGTAACCCTGCTGCGCGACGACGACCGCCGCACGGCCCTCGGCAGGCGCGCCCGGCAGCGGGTGGTCGACCAGTTCACCCTGCGCCGCTCGGTCGACGGCTTCCGCCGCATCTACCGGGAGCTGGCCGGACATCCCGACCCGGCACCGGCCGTCGACGACATCCGCGACTGGACGCTCCAGCTCCGCATCACCGACCCCTGGCGCGACCTCGCCGCCGACGACGCGTGCGACGACGACCTCGTCACCGGGGAGGCGGCCTGA